The genomic interval GACACACGACGTGCTCGGCGTGCCTGCCGAGGAGCGCGAGGCACGGGCTGACGCAGTGCGTCGCGTAGTGCATCGGCGGAAACCCTTCCCAATAGCCCGGCCACCCGTCCATGTCCTGCTGATGGCTGCCGCGGAGAAACTGGATCCGCCCGAGCTCCCCGCGATCGTACAGCTCCTTGACGAACAGGTACTCGCGGCTGTAGACGACCGTCTCCATCATCATGTAGACGCGGCCGCTCTTGCGCTGCGACTCGACGATCTGCCGGCATTCGTCGATGGTCGTCGCCGCCGGCACCGTGCTCGCGACGTGCTTGCCCGCCTTCAGCGCGGCGATCGACTGCGGCGCGTGATCGGCGATCGGCGAGTTGATGTGGACGGCATCGACATTCGGGTCCTTCAGCAGCTCGTCGTAGCTGGTATAGCGCGCCTTGATCCCGAACCGATCGCCGCACGCGTCCAGCTCGCGCTTGTCGCGCCGGCAGATCGCGTACATCTCGGCGCCGGGATGCCGCTGATAGATGGGGATGAACTCCGCTCCGAAGCCGAGACCAACGATTGCGACGCGAATTTTTCTCTCTGCCATCTGGTAACTGGAAACTGGTAACTGGAAACTGGAAACTGGTAACCGGCACCGGTTACTGTCCGCCGCGCCCTCTCCCGGCCGGCGCCACGACATTCAGCACGCCGTTCATCGTCCGCCAGTGGGCCGGGAACGTGCAGACGTAGGGGTATTGTCCCACCTGGGCCGGCGCCCGGAACTGCGCCACGATCGTCTCGCCGGGATTCGCCAGCTTCGTCGAGAACAGGACGACGGGCAGATCCGGCACGTACTGCTGCTGCAGCGCCACCTCGGGTGTGGTCGCCATCCGGTCGGCCGCCTCGCCGATGACGTTCATCGATCCCGGCGCGCCGAGCACGAAGTTGTGGAGCATCAGGTCCGGGTTGGCGAACACGATCTCGACCAGCTGCCCGGGCGCAACCGTGATCTGCGACAGATCGAACCGCATCTGGTCTTTGACGGCCGACAGCCGAATCACCACGTCGGGCGCCTGCGAGGCGACGGGCGGCAGCGTCGCCGCCGCGCCAGAGACGCCCCCGGCGGCGGTCAACGCCACGTGTGCGGCGAGCTCCCCCGGCTTCGCGTAGAGGGCGCCGGCATTCGTCTGCCGTTCGACGCGGTACTTCCAGCCGCCCGCCAGGCTGGCGGCAAACCGCGCCGCGCCTCCCAGCTCGCTCGCCGACGGGCCCTCGATGAACATCTGGTCCGGCGCGCCGGTGAATCCGCCCTCGCCGCGGCCGTTCTGGATTCGAACGGTGATCGTGTTCGCCCCCTGCCGGAGCGTCCCCTGCGCAACCGCGTAGCGGCCGCTTCCACGCCCGCCGCCGGGCGCGGCGCCCGGCGGCGCCGGCGCGAAGGACACCGACTGCCCGTTGATCCACACCTCGGCGTTGTTCCGGACCGGCCCGAATGACAAGGTCGCCGCCTCGGCGCCCCCCTTCCAATCGATCGTCCGTGTGAACCACACCACGCCGTCGAAGTCGGGAAGCCCGCGTGTTTCCCACGCGCCGGGGACCTGGA from Vicinamibacterales bacterium carries:
- a CDS encoding Gfo/Idh/MocA family oxidoreductase, translating into MAERKIRVAIVGLGFGAEFIPIYQRHPGAEMYAICRRDKRELDACGDRFGIKARYTSYDELLKDPNVDAVHINSPIADHAPQSIAALKAGKHVASTVPAATTIDECRQIVESQRKSGRVYMMMETVVYSREYLFVKELYDRGELGRIQFLRGSHQQDMDGWPGYWEGFPPMHYATHCVSPCLALLGRHAEHVVCHGSGRIDERLIPRYGSPFAIETATFKLRDSDVCAEVTRSLFNTARQYRESFDAYGSKKSFEWQQVEGEEPVIHTKSTAEAPLGEPEIPKRVKVPDYAHLLPEPIRRFTQPAAIQDAEHLSFLQGGGHGGSHPHLVHNFLLACLGERPAMPDAETSVNWTMVGICAHQSALAGGEKIVIPQF